In Calonectris borealis chromosome 10, bCalBor7.hap1.2, whole genome shotgun sequence, a single genomic region encodes these proteins:
- the RAB43 gene encoding ras-related protein Rab-43 produces MPGPAAPGAAAGPGPDPEESYDFLFKLVLIGDASVGKTCLVQRFKTGAFAERQGSTIGVDFTMKSLEIQGKRVKLQIWDTAGQERFRTITQSYYRSANGAILAYDISKRGSFLSIPRWIEDVRKYAGSNIVQLLIGNKSDLSDLREVQLEEAQSLAEHYDNIICAIETSAKDSSNVEEAFVKMATELMMRHGGPMFSEKNTDSIKLDSKDVVEGWGCGC; encoded by the exons ATGCCcggcccggcagcgccgggggcggcggcggggcccggccccgaCCCGGAGGAGAGCTACGACTTCCTCTTCAAGCTGGTGCTCATCGGGGACGCCAGCGTGGGCAAGACCTGCCTCGTGCAGCGCTTCAAAACCGGGGCCTTCGCCGAGCGCCAGGGCAGCACCATCGGCGTGGACTTCACCATGAAGAGCCTGGAGATCCAGGGCAAGCGGGTGAAG ttGCAGATCTGGGACACGGCTGGCCAGGAGAGATTCCGAACTATCACACAGAGTTATTACCGCAGCGCCAATGGAGCAATCCTAGCCTATGATATCAGCAAGAGAGGCTCTTTCCTGTCCATTCCTCGCTGGATCGAGGATGTGAGAAAGTATGCCGGCTCCAACATAGTACAATTACTGATTG GAAACAAGTCTGACCTAAGTGACCTTCGAGAGGTTCAGCTGGAAGAAGCTCAGAGTCTGGCTGAACACTATGATAATATCATCTGTGCCATAGAGACCTCTGCGAAAGACTCCAGCAACGTGGAAGAGGCTTTTGTGAAGATGGCTACAGAGCTCATGATGCGGCATGGAGGCCCTATGTTCAGTGAGAAGAATACTGACAGCATCAAGCTTGACAGCAAAGACGTTGTAGAAGGCTGGGGGTGTGGTTGCTGA